Proteins encoded in a region of the Inquilinus sp. KBS0705 genome:
- a CDS encoding VOC family protein produces the protein MLKLNRIHHIAIICSDYNRSKYFYTQVLGFKIVREVYREARQSYKLDLEVNGLYQIELFSFPDPTPRPSRPEAAGLRHLAFEVADIDEAVFYLNELEVVTEPIRIDEFTGKRFTFFTDPDGLPLELYEV, from the coding sequence ATGCTTAAACTGAACAGGATACATCATATTGCTATCATCTGTTCGGATTACAACCGTTCTAAATATTTTTATACACAAGTGCTTGGCTTTAAAATAGTACGCGAAGTTTATCGCGAAGCAAGACAATCATACAAGCTCGATCTGGAAGTTAACGGACTATACCAGATCGAGCTTTTTTCTTTTCCTGACCCCACACCAAGGCCATCGCGACCTGAAGCCGCCGGCCTGCGCCACTTAGCTTTTGAGGTGGCTGATATAGACGAGGCGGTATTTTATTTAAACGAGCTGGAGGTAGTTACCGAGCCTATCCGCATTGATGAATTTACAGGCAAGCGCTTTACCTTTTTTACCGACCCCGATGGGTTACCGCTCGAACTTTACGAGGTGTAA
- a CDS encoding DUF1080 domain-containing protein, with amino-acid sequence MKISPILNTKHFVRFFGLQILAIALIFSSNISFAQQVIGKPLEKDPDVVGRWDLTIAKEGKNLPGWLEVQKSGTSTLIGRFTYAFGSARPISEVKPKDGKYTFSIPPQWEAGSSNMDFEFEVSGDMLKGTMVYTDGVSYSFTGVRAPSLVRTKPPVWGKPIRLFNGKDTKGWHTDGKNQWVVENGILRSKQSGANLITDKKFNDFKLHVEFRYKKGSNSGVYLRGRYEIQIIDTDVPEPINNVFSSVYGFVPPNKMMSKNPGEWQSYDITLVGRIITIVANGTRVISEAQIPGLTGGAINSAEGEPGPILIQGDHGPIDYRNIVITPAK; translated from the coding sequence ATGAAAATCTCACCAATTTTAAACACTAAACATTTTGTCCGCTTTTTTGGGCTGCAGATACTTGCTATCGCACTCATTTTTTCATCTAACATATCTTTTGCGCAGCAAGTAATAGGGAAACCTTTAGAGAAAGACCCTGATGTGGTAGGCAGATGGGACCTTACCATTGCCAAAGAAGGTAAAAACCTGCCCGGATGGCTGGAAGTACAAAAATCGGGCACCAGTACGCTTATAGGGCGCTTTACCTACGCCTTTGGTAGCGCAAGGCCTATATCTGAAGTAAAACCCAAGGATGGTAAGTATACTTTCTCTATCCCACCGCAATGGGAGGCAGGCAGCAGCAATATGGATTTTGAGTTTGAAGTGAGCGGCGATATGCTTAAAGGTACCATGGTTTACACCGATGGCGTAAGTTATAGCTTTACGGGAGTGCGCGCGCCATCATTGGTACGCACTAAGCCGCCGGTTTGGGGTAAACCTATTCGTTTGTTTAATGGTAAAGATACCAAAGGCTGGCATACCGATGGCAAAAACCAATGGGTTGTTGAAAACGGTATTTTAAGAAGCAAGCAATCGGGTGCTAACCTGATAACCGACAAAAAATTCAACGATTTTAAATTGCATGTAGAATTCAGGTATAAAAAAGGAAGCAATAGCGGTGTTTACCTGCGCGGTCGTTACGAGATACAAATTATTGATACAGATGTACCTGAGCCTATAAACAACGTGTTTAGCTCGGTATATGGCTTTGTACCACCAAACAAAATGATGTCTAAAAATCCCGGCGAATGGCAGTCATACGATATTACGTTGGTGGGGCGTATCATTACCATTGTTGCAAACGGAACAAGGGTAATTAGCGAGGCACAGATACCCGGCCTAACAGGTGGTGCTATTAACAGTGCCGAGGGTGAACCTGGCCCAATCCTAATACAAGGCGACCACGGCCCTATAGATTACCGCAATATTGTGATAACACCGGCTAAGTAA